In a genomic window of Pseudomonas oryzihabitans:
- a CDS encoding cation:proton antiporter: MHALAFIQDMAVIMLVAGVVTILFHRFKQPVVLGYILAGFIIGPHTPPFGLIHDEESIKTLAEVGVIFLMFSLGLEFSLRKLFRVGATAFIAAFLEISLMLWLGYQVGQLFGWSHMDSLFLGAILAISSTTIIVKALNELKMKHERFAQQIFGVLIVEDILGIGIIALLSGLAVSGSVEPGAVAATLGKLSLFMIVALVIGILLVPRLLAYVAKFDSNEMLLITVLGLCFGFCLLVAKLEYSVVLGAFLIGAIMAESRQLLKIEKLVEPLRDMFSAIFFVAIGLLLDPKVLIEYAWPITVISVAVVLGKILACSLGTLIAGNDGRTSLRVGMGLAQIGEFSFIIATLGITLGVTSHFLYPVAVAVSAITTLLTPYLIKAADPLAVWIGGWLPQPVQRVLGIYGEWLRSIQPQGEKAVLAGMMRRILLQVGINLSLVIAIFLGGAYFANGLAGWLSAWIQDADLQKACIWGGALLLSLPCLIAAYRKLKALAMLMAELSVRQNQAGRYTQPVRRLVSELIPLLSLAGILVLLAALSSNILPRGELLLLIAVVAVVVIAVLWRWFIRVHSRLQIAFIETLEQDKGGQH, translated from the coding sequence ATGCATGCTCTAGCTTTCATCCAGGACATGGCGGTCATCATGCTGGTGGCTGGCGTGGTGACCATCCTCTTCCACCGCTTCAAGCAACCCGTGGTCCTCGGCTATATCCTCGCCGGCTTCATCATCGGACCCCACACCCCGCCCTTCGGTCTCATCCACGACGAAGAAAGCATCAAGACCCTTGCCGAGGTGGGGGTGATCTTCCTGATGTTCAGCCTTGGCCTGGAGTTCTCTCTGCGCAAGCTGTTCCGGGTGGGCGCCACGGCCTTCATCGCCGCCTTCCTGGAAATCAGCCTGATGCTCTGGCTGGGCTATCAGGTGGGCCAGCTGTTCGGCTGGTCACACATGGATTCGCTGTTCCTCGGCGCCATCCTGGCCATCTCTTCGACCACCATCATCGTCAAGGCGCTCAACGAGCTGAAGATGAAGCACGAGCGCTTCGCCCAGCAGATCTTCGGGGTGCTGATCGTCGAGGACATCCTCGGCATCGGCATCATCGCCCTGCTGTCGGGCCTGGCGGTGAGCGGTTCGGTGGAGCCGGGCGCGGTGGCCGCGACCCTGGGCAAGCTGAGCCTATTCATGATCGTGGCGCTGGTGATCGGCATCCTGCTGGTACCGCGACTACTGGCCTACGTGGCCAAATTCGACAGCAACGAGATGCTGCTGATCACGGTGCTGGGGCTGTGCTTCGGCTTCTGCCTGCTGGTGGCCAAGCTGGAATACAGCGTGGTGCTGGGCGCCTTCCTGATCGGCGCCATCATGGCCGAGTCGCGCCAGCTGCTGAAGATCGAAAAGCTGGTCGAGCCGTTGCGTGACATGTTCAGCGCCATCTTCTTCGTCGCCATCGGACTCTTGCTCGATCCCAAGGTACTGATCGAATACGCCTGGCCGATCACGGTGATCAGCGTGGCCGTGGTGCTGGGCAAGATCCTCGCCTGCAGCCTGGGTACCCTGATCGCCGGCAACGATGGCCGTACCTCGCTGCGCGTAGGGATGGGCCTGGCGCAGATCGGCGAGTTCTCCTTCATCATCGCTACCCTGGGGATCACCCTGGGCGTCACCAGCCACTTCCTCTATCCGGTAGCGGTGGCCGTGTCGGCGATCACGACGCTGCTCACGCCCTATCTGATCAAGGCCGCCGATCCGTTGGCCGTCTGGATCGGCGGTTGGCTACCGCAGCCGGTGCAGCGGGTGCTGGGCATCTATGGCGAGTGGTTGCGCAGCATCCAGCCGCAAGGCGAGAAGGCGGTGCTGGCTGGGATGATGAGGCGCATCCTGTTGCAGGTGGGTATCAACCTGTCCTTGGTCATCGCCATCTTCCTGGGCGGTGCCTATTTCGCCAATGGCCTGGCGGGGTGGCTCAGCGCCTGGATCCAGGATGCCGACCTGCAGAAGGCTTGCATCTGGGGCGGGGCGCTGCTGCTGTCGTTGCCTTGCCTGATCGCTGCCTACCGCAAGCTCAAGGCGCTGGCCATGCTGATGGCCGAACTCAGCGTGCGGCAGAATCAGGCCGGTCGCTACACCCAGCCGGTACGGCGCCTGGTCAGCGAACTGATCCCGTTGCTGTCGCTGGCCGGCATCCTGGTGCTGCTCGCCGCCCTGAGCAGCAATATCCTGCCGCGCGGCGAGTTGCTGCTGCTGATCGCAGTGGTGGCGGTGGTGGTGATCGCGGTGCTGTGGCGCTGGTTCATCCGCGTGCATTCGCGCCTGCAGATCGCCTTCATCGAGACCCTTGAGCAGGACAAGGGCGGACAGCACTAG
- a CDS encoding Tim44 domain-containing protein, with protein sequence MQRLMSFFMILCLGLTLSLDANAKRMGAGKSAGAAPIHQTRQAAPTQQPGMAAPAAGAGAAAAARPASGASRWLGPLAGIAAGGLLASMFMGDGFEGFQFFDFLILALIAFVIFRLIARRKQQAGPQPAVAGHAPLQREMPNQPNNNGGLFGGAAAGAAPVINAPSWFNAERFVAAGREHFMSLQQHWDANEMDKIAEFVTPQMLQWLRDERAALGEGFQSTYIENLNATLDGVEDLQGKTIATITFNGVSKESRFDQGQPFSESWRMERMAGENQPWLLAGIRQNA encoded by the coding sequence ATGCAACGCCTGATGAGCTTCTTCATGATCCTCTGCCTGGGCCTTACGCTCAGCCTGGATGCCAATGCCAAACGCATGGGCGCCGGCAAGTCCGCTGGCGCCGCGCCCATCCACCAGACCCGCCAGGCCGCGCCGACCCAGCAGCCGGGCATGGCCGCGCCTGCCGCCGGTGCCGGAGCGGCTGCCGCCGCTCGCCCCGCCAGTGGTGCCTCCCGTTGGCTCGGCCCGCTGGCCGGTATCGCCGCCGGTGGTCTGCTCGCCTCCATGTTCATGGGTGACGGCTTCGAAGGCTTCCAGTTCTTCGACTTCCTGATCCTGGCGCTCATCGCCTTCGTCATCTTCCGTCTGATTGCCCGTCGCAAGCAGCAGGCCGGTCCGCAACCCGCTGTCGCCGGCCATGCCCCCCTGCAGCGCGAGATGCCGAACCAGCCCAACAACAACGGTGGTCTGTTCGGTGGCGCCGCGGCTGGTGCCGCACCGGTGATCAATGCGCCGAGCTGGTTCAATGCCGAGCGCTTCGTGGCCGCCGGTCGCGAGCACTTCATGAGCCTGCAGCAGCACTGGGACGCCAACGAGATGGACAAGATCGCCGAGTTCGTCACCCCGCAGATGCTGCAGTGGCTGCGTGACGAGCGCGCTGCCTTGGGCGAAGGTTTCCAGTCCACCTACATCGAGAACCTGAACGCCACCCTGGACGGAGTGGAAGACCTGCAGGGCAAGACCATCGCCACCATCACCTTCAATGGTGTGTCCAAGGAATCGCGCTTCGACCAGGGCCAGCCCTTCAGCGAAAGCTGGCGCATGGAGCGCATGGCGGGCGAGAACCAGCCCTGGCTGCTGGCCGGTATCCGTCAGAACGCCTGA
- a CDS encoding acyl-CoA thioesterase has translation MEPGNHQLSMTILMTPDLANFSGKVHGGALLKYLDEVAYACASRYAGRYVVTLSVDQVIFREPIHVGELVTFLASVNYTGTTSMEIGIKVITENIQQRSVRHTNSCFFTMVAVDEDGKSCQVPQLEPVTADEKRRCVQAQQRRQIRRELQERYQALKETF, from the coding sequence ATGGAACCCGGCAACCACCAGTTGAGCATGACCATCCTGATGACCCCGGACCTGGCCAACTTTTCCGGCAAGGTCCACGGCGGCGCCCTGCTCAAGTACCTCGATGAGGTGGCCTACGCGTGCGCCAGCCGCTATGCCGGACGCTATGTGGTCACCCTGTCGGTGGACCAGGTGATCTTCCGCGAACCCATCCATGTCGGCGAGTTGGTGACCTTTCTGGCCTCGGTGAACTACACCGGCACCACATCGATGGAAATCGGCATCAAGGTCATCACCGAAAATATCCAGCAGCGCTCGGTACGCCATACCAACAGTTGCTTCTTCACCATGGTCGCCGTGGACGAAGATGGTAAATCCTGCCAGGTTCCCCAGCTCGAACCGGTAACGGCGGACGAGAAACGCCGCTGTGTACAGGCCCAACAGCGCCGGCAGATCCGCCGGGAACTGCAAGAGCGCTACCAGGCACTGAAGGAAACCTTTTGA
- a CDS encoding energy transducer TonB, whose translation MAPTSLAKPEPTVIAARSEGDEVESIQGPVRAALTADVEPVAGVNAKRGEPSATILSFRMPERHEDIVTPAMMPVGAAEPGEQPPRGRGWGLASALSLIMHASMAAALFFVVQAPPELKIAKGDEPMQVSFIQLPKPVPEPPAPTPAPPAPPPPHPEPPPPEPPKPVEPPKPVEPPKPVVEKPKPKPKPKPVEHSQQKPLPKKVEPTPEPAAEATPSPTPAPAATAAPSQPAPAAAPAGPPKTAGIPTGSLDDADIRPIKMTAPEYPEMLRRRGVSGEVRVMFTVTADGRLADIQVLEASNKQLERAVLDVLGEWRFAPRVSGGQIVPRKATKTFNFKIQRR comes from the coding sequence ATGGCGCCAACATCCCTTGCCAAGCCTGAACCCACCGTCATTGCCGCGCGTTCCGAGGGTGATGAAGTGGAGTCCATTCAGGGCCCGGTCAGGGCTGCGCTGACGGCCGATGTAGAGCCGGTCGCCGGCGTCAATGCCAAGCGTGGCGAACCCTCCGCGACCATCCTGTCTTTCCGCATGCCCGAGCGACACGAGGATATCGTGACGCCGGCCATGATGCCGGTAGGGGCCGCCGAGCCAGGCGAGCAGCCGCCGCGCGGCCGGGGTTGGGGCCTGGCGTCCGCCTTGTCGCTGATCATGCATGCCAGCATGGCCGCGGCACTGTTCTTCGTGGTTCAGGCCCCGCCGGAGCTGAAGATCGCCAAGGGTGACGAGCCCATGCAGGTCAGTTTCATCCAGTTGCCCAAGCCGGTACCGGAGCCGCCAGCACCCACCCCGGCACCGCCCGCTCCACCGCCGCCGCACCCTGAACCACCGCCACCAGAGCCGCCTAAGCCCGTGGAACCGCCGAAACCGGTGGAGCCGCCCAAGCCGGTGGTGGAAAAGCCCAAACCGAAGCCGAAACCCAAGCCTGTCGAGCACAGCCAGCAGAAGCCTTTGCCAAAGAAGGTCGAGCCCACGCCGGAACCGGCCGCTGAGGCCACCCCGTCGCCGACTCCAGCGCCTGCTGCTACGGCTGCGCCCAGTCAGCCCGCCCCGGCAGCAGCGCCTGCCGGTCCGCCGAAGACCGCTGGCATTCCTACCGGTAGTCTCGACGACGCCGATATCCGGCCGATCAAGATGACGGCGCCGGAATACCCGGAAATGCTGCGTAGACGCGGTGTTAGTGGCGAGGTGCGGGTGATGTTCACCGTTACCGCCGATGGCCGGTTGGCTGACATCCAGGTGCTGGAAGCTTCCAACAAGCAACTGGAGCGAGCGGTACTCGATGTGCTCGGTGAGTGGCGCTTCGCGCCGCGCGTCTCGGGTGGCCAGATTGTCCCGCGCAAGGCGACCAAGACCTTCAACTTCAAGATCCAACGCCGCTAG
- a CDS encoding Hcp family type VI secretion system effector, which produces MPTPAYLSLEGTKQGLITAGTFTEDSVGNIFQEGHEDQILVQAFNHQVIIPRDPQSGQPTGQRVHKPLMITKVFDKASPLIFNALTSGERLGKCRLEWYRTSATGTQEHYFTIELEDAIIVDVQSRMPNCQDPSMAHFTHLEDVYFTYRKIVWTHEVSGTSGSDDWRSPIAA; this is translated from the coding sequence ATGCCAACACCCGCGTATCTGTCCCTCGAAGGCACCAAGCAAGGTCTGATCACCGCCGGCACCTTCACCGAAGACTCGGTCGGCAACATCTTCCAGGAAGGCCACGAAGACCAGATCCTGGTCCAGGCCTTCAATCACCAAGTGATCATTCCCCGCGATCCCCAATCCGGCCAGCCCACCGGTCAGCGTGTGCACAAGCCACTGATGATCACCAAGGTCTTCGACAAGGCCTCGCCGCTGATCTTCAACGCCCTCACCTCCGGTGAGCGGCTGGGCAAGTGCCGTCTGGAGTGGTACCGCACCTCGGCCACCGGCACCCAGGAGCACTACTTCACCATCGAACTGGAAGACGCCATCATCGTCGACGTCCAGTCGCGCATGCCGAACTGCCAGGATCCGAGCATGGCGCACTTCACCCATCTGGAAGACGTCTACTTCACCTATCGCAAGATCGTCTGGACCCACGAGGTTTCCGGCACCTCCGGCTCCGACGACTGGCGTTCGCCGATCGCCGCCTGA
- a CDS encoding NADH:ubiquinone oxidoreductase → MRRLLISLLLLPSLALADACVIRSRQGSVDVQICQSNIDIPAKLFREGFCQPQLKDQQTEVRFVERCPVGEIGICQGARSPGVPYRQDIHYYGVPGDGRFLAMACTQQNQGTWRVP, encoded by the coding sequence ATGCGGCGACTATTGATCTCTTTGCTGCTGTTGCCTTCACTGGCGCTCGCCGACGCCTGCGTGATCCGCAGTCGCCAGGGCAGTGTGGACGTACAGATCTGCCAGAGCAATATCGACATCCCCGCCAAGCTATTCCGCGAGGGCTTCTGCCAGCCGCAACTCAAGGATCAACAAACCGAGGTGCGCTTCGTCGAGCGGTGTCCGGTAGGCGAGATCGGCATCTGCCAGGGGGCCCGCTCACCGGGCGTACCCTATCGGCAGGATATCCACTACTACGGGGTACCCGGGGACGGCCGCTTCCTAGCCATGGCCTGCACCCAGCAGAATCAGGGCACCTGGCGGGTACCCTGA
- the hexR gene encoding transcriptional regulator HexR, with protein MNLMQHIAQSRHLLRKSELKVAEQVMVDPAAVMHSSMADLAHNVGVSEPTIVRFCRAIGCDGFQDLKLRLAQSLAAGASFGQFAIHENDAVEDFSLKIFDTTLHTLMDVRERLDMRALETAIEAIANAQRVMFYGFGASGSVANDAQHKFFRLQLSATAYSDPHMQAMSAATLTPSDVAICISQSGRSKDLLITANLVRDNGAALITICPGQTPLADLSTVNIAIDVHEDTDIYVPLTSRIAHLVVIDVLAMGVAMSRGPALVEHLKSVKRSLRSLRLSSKSTKHSDTQ; from the coding sequence GTGAACCTCATGCAACATATTGCTCAATCCCGCCACCTGCTGCGCAAGTCGGAGCTCAAGGTCGCCGAGCAGGTCATGGTGGATCCGGCAGCCGTCATGCACAGCTCCATGGCCGATCTCGCCCACAACGTCGGCGTGAGCGAGCCCACCATCGTGCGCTTCTGCCGGGCCATCGGCTGTGATGGCTTCCAGGATCTCAAGCTGCGCCTGGCGCAGAGCCTGGCGGCGGGGGCCAGTTTTGGCCAGTTCGCCATCCACGAGAACGATGCGGTGGAAGACTTCAGCCTGAAGATCTTCGACACCACCCTGCATACGCTCATGGACGTGCGCGAGCGGCTCGACATGCGCGCCCTGGAGACGGCCATCGAGGCCATCGCCAATGCCCAGCGGGTGATGTTCTACGGCTTCGGCGCCTCGGGCTCGGTGGCCAACGACGCCCAGCACAAGTTCTTTCGCCTGCAGCTGAGCGCCACCGCCTATTCCGATCCACACATGCAGGCCATGTCGGCGGCGACCCTGACGCCTTCCGATGTGGCCATCTGCATTTCCCAGTCGGGGCGCTCCAAGGACCTGCTGATCACCGCCAACCTGGTGCGCGACAACGGCGCCGCCCTGATCACCATCTGCCCGGGGCAGACGCCGCTGGCCGATCTGTCCACGGTGAACATCGCCATCGATGTCCACGAGGACACCGATATCTATGTGCCCCTGACCTCGCGCATCGCCCACCTGGTGGTGATCGATGTGCTGGCCATGGGCGTGGCCATGTCGCGTGGGCCGGCGCTGGTCGAGCACCTGAAGAGTGTGAAGCGCAGCTTGCGCAGCCTGCGCCTGTCGTCGAAATCGACCAAGCACAGCGACACCCAATAG
- a CDS encoding SDR family NAD(P)-dependent oxidoreductase, with the protein MSTPVVLITGAAGGLGRALAQRFAQSHWRVAAADRDAEGLHGLNGIVGLDSSVTADLSSAEGCRNLVSKVMARTGRLDALINAAGIWREGEVETFSEEDYDLVMAVNLKSTFFMCSAAIPFLKENRGVIINVASGAGRQPIAGAAAYGAAKAAVRFFSQNLAVELARDGVRVNAVSPGDIDTPMLDFQAARYGSGDPAGYRRNLLNRYPQGDTARFIQPEEVAEFVYFLCQPQAAAISGADLPIDFGLSAGR; encoded by the coding sequence ATGAGCACTCCCGTCGTCCTGATCACCGGCGCCGCGGGCGGCCTCGGCCGTGCCCTGGCGCAACGCTTCGCCCAGAGCCATTGGCGGGTCGCCGCGGCCGACCGCGATGCCGAGGGCCTGCACGGACTCAATGGCATCGTCGGCCTGGACTCCAGCGTCACCGCCGATCTCTCCAGCGCCGAGGGTTGTCGCAATCTGGTCAGCAAGGTGATGGCCCGTACCGGGCGCCTGGATGCCCTGATCAACGCAGCCGGTATCTGGCGTGAAGGCGAAGTGGAGACCTTCAGCGAGGAAGATTACGACCTGGTGATGGCGGTCAACCTCAAGTCGACCTTCTTCATGTGTTCGGCTGCCATTCCTTTCCTCAAGGAAAACCGCGGCGTCATCATCAATGTCGCCAGTGGCGCCGGTCGCCAGCCCATCGCCGGCGCTGCGGCCTATGGCGCGGCCAAGGCCGCGGTACGATTCTTTAGCCAGAATCTGGCCGTGGAGCTCGCCCGGGATGGGGTACGCGTCAATGCCGTCTCCCCTGGCGACATCGATACCCCCATGCTGGACTTCCAGGCCGCCCGCTATGGCAGCGGTGATCCCGCCGGCTATCGACGCAACCTGCTCAATCGCTATCCGCAAGGGGATACCGCACGCTTCATCCAGCCCGAGGAAGTGGCCGAGTTCGTCTATTTCCTCTGCCAACCCCAGGCGGCGGCCATCTCCGGTGCCGATTTGCCGATCGACTTCGGACTGTCGGCCGGTCGTTGA
- a CDS encoding SMI1/KNR4 family protein — translation MEDVIERLREENEPVPVPLELPDEDLLVEIEEELLISLPPEFREFLLTVSDVVYGRIEPVTVTDPQSHTYLPEVAATAWDEGLPREYIPLCASEDGYYCVSQEGEVLLWEDGDLTDESWDSVWVWARDVWLES, via the coding sequence ATGGAAGACGTCATCGAACGCTTGCGTGAAGAAAACGAACCCGTCCCGGTGCCCCTGGAGCTGCCCGACGAAGACCTGCTGGTCGAGATCGAGGAAGAGCTGCTCATCAGCCTGCCGCCGGAATTCCGTGAGTTCCTGCTGACCGTCAGCGACGTGGTCTACGGCCGTATCGAGCCGGTCACCGTCACCGATCCGCAATCCCATACCTACTTGCCGGAAGTCGCTGCGACCGCCTGGGACGAGGGTCTGCCGCGAGAGTACATTCCCCTCTGTGCCAGCGAAGACGGCTACTATTGCGTCAGCCAGGAAGGCGAGGTACTGCTGTGGGAAGATGGCGACCTGACCGACGAATCCTGGGATTCGGTATGGGTCTGGGCCCGCGACGTCTGGTTGGAAAGCTGA
- the uvrD gene encoding DNA helicase II produces the protein MNDDISLLLNSLNDAQRQAVAAPLGRQLVLAGAGSGKTRVLVHRIAWLIQVEHASPHSILSVTFTNKAAAEMRHRIEQLLGMSPQGMWVGTFHGLAHRLLRAHWQEAGLTQNFQILDSDDQQRIVKRVIRELGLDEQRWPARQAQWFINGQKDEGLRPQHIQAAGDLFLSTMRSIYEAYEAACARAGVIDFSELLLRALDLWRNNPDLLAHYQRRFQHLLVDEFQDTNAVQYAWLKLLAQNGASLMVVGDDDQSIYGWRGAKIENIQQFNEDFSAEIIRLEQNYRSTDTILKAANGLIAHNFGRLGKELWTDTGEGDAITLYAGFNEHDEARYIVETIESEFKKGIRRSEMAILYRSNAQSRVLEEALLREKIPYRIYGGLRFFERAEIKNAMAYLRLIQHRHDDAALERVINVPPRGIGEKTVDALRTAARGQNTSLWQALHDLVGARAVSGRAASALNAFVELVDTLALKAEDLSLHNLVQQIIEQTGLVTFHKEEKGEKGQARVENLEELVSAARSFDFSGDEEMTPLAAFLDHAALESGDTQADSHEDSVQLMTLHSAKGLEFPLVFLAGMEEGLFPHKMSLEEPGRLEEERRLAYVGITRAMRRLVMSYAETRRLYGSETYNKVSRFVREVPDGLIQEVRLSNAVKQPFAGNRPNPFAQAPVPETTFSLGQPVRHALFGEGVILNYEGSGAHARVQVNFTSEGSKWLMVSYAKLEPL, from the coding sequence ATGAACGACGACATCTCCCTGCTGCTCAATTCCCTCAACGACGCCCAGCGCCAGGCCGTGGCCGCGCCCCTGGGTCGCCAACTGGTCTTGGCCGGTGCCGGCTCGGGCAAGACCCGGGTGCTGGTGCACCGCATCGCCTGGCTGATCCAGGTCGAGCACGCCTCGCCGCACTCCATCCTCTCGGTGACCTTCACCAACAAGGCCGCCGCCGAGATGCGCCATCGCATCGAGCAATTGCTGGGGATGAGTCCGCAGGGCATGTGGGTGGGGACCTTCCACGGCCTGGCCCATCGTCTGCTGCGCGCCCATTGGCAGGAAGCGGGCCTGACGCAGAATTTCCAGATCCTCGACAGCGACGACCAGCAGCGCATCGTCAAGCGGGTGATCCGCGAGCTGGGTCTCGACGAGCAGCGCTGGCCGGCGCGCCAAGCGCAATGGTTCATCAACGGCCAGAAGGACGAAGGCCTGCGGCCGCAACATATCCAGGCCGCCGGTGACCTCTTCCTCAGCACCATGCGCAGCATCTACGAAGCCTACGAGGCGGCCTGCGCCCGCGCCGGGGTGATCGACTTCTCCGAGTTGCTGCTGCGTGCCCTGGACCTCTGGCGCAACAATCCGGATCTGCTGGCGCACTACCAGCGGCGTTTCCAGCACCTGCTGGTGGACGAATTCCAGGATACCAACGCCGTCCAGTACGCCTGGCTCAAGCTGCTCGCCCAGAATGGCGCCAGCCTCATGGTGGTGGGCGACGACGACCAGTCCATCTATGGCTGGCGCGGTGCCAAGATCGAGAACATCCAGCAGTTCAACGAGGATTTCTCGGCGGAGATCATCCGCCTGGAGCAGAACTACCGCTCCACCGACACCATCCTCAAGGCCGCCAACGGCCTGATCGCCCACAACTTCGGCCGGCTCGGCAAGGAGCTGTGGACCGATACCGGCGAAGGCGATGCCATCACCCTCTACGCCGGCTTCAACGAGCACGACGAGGCGCGCTACATCGTCGAGACCATCGAGAGCGAATTCAAGAAGGGCATCCGGCGCAGCGAGATGGCCATCCTCTACCGCTCCAATGCCCAGTCACGGGTGCTGGAAGAGGCCCTGCTGCGGGAGAAGATCCCCTATCGCATCTATGGCGGCCTGAGATTCTTCGAGCGCGCCGAGATCAAGAACGCCATGGCCTATCTGCGGCTGATCCAGCATCGTCACGACGATGCCGCCCTGGAGCGAGTGATCAATGTGCCGCCGCGCGGCATCGGCGAGAAGACCGTCGATGCGCTGCGTACTGCCGCGCGGGGCCAGAACACCTCGCTGTGGCAGGCCCTGCACGATCTGGTCGGCGCCCGCGCCGTGTCGGGTCGCGCCGCCTCGGCACTCAATGCCTTCGTCGAACTGGTCGACACCCTGGCACTCAAGGCCGAGGACCTGTCCCTGCACAACCTGGTGCAGCAGATCATCGAGCAGACCGGTCTGGTCACCTTCCACAAGGAAGAAAAGGGCGAAAAGGGCCAAGCCCGGGTGGAGAACCTGGAAGAACTGGTCAGCGCCGCGCGCTCCTTCGACTTCAGCGGCGACGAGGAGATGACGCCCCTGGCGGCCTTCCTCGACCATGCGGCCCTGGAATCCGGCGATACCCAGGCCGACAGCCACGAAGACAGCGTCCAGCTGATGACCCTGCACAGCGCCAAGGGCCTGGAATTCCCCCTGGTGTTCCTGGCTGGCATGGAAGAAGGGCTGTTCCCGCACAAGATGAGCCTGGAAGAACCCGGCCGCCTCGAAGAGGAGCGCCGCCTGGCCTATGTGGGCATCACCCGCGCCATGCGCCGGCTGGTGATGAGCTATGCGGAAACCCGCCGGCTCTATGGCAGCGAAACCTACAACAAAGTCTCGCGCTTCGTCCGCGAAGTACCGGACGGCCTGATCCAGGAGGTGCGGCTGTCCAATGCGGTCAAGCAGCCCTTCGCCGGCAACCGCCCCAACCCCTTCGCCCAGGCGCCGGTCCCGGAAACCACCTTCAGCCTCGGCCAGCCGGTGCGCCATGCCCTGTTCGGTGAGGGTGTCATCCTCAATTACGAAGGCTCCGGTGCCCATGCACGGGTACAGGTGAACTTCACCTCAGAAGGCAGCAAGTGGCTGATGGTGAGCTACGCCAAGCTCGAGCCGCTCTAG
- a CDS encoding EamA family transporter encodes MTASWLFWALLAAAFAALTAIFGKLGVEHVNADFATLLRTLVVVVVLAAIVAATGQVQPLASIGGRTYLFLLLSGVATGLSWLCYYRALKLGPASLVAPVDKLSVVLVAIFGVTLLGERLDLRQWCGIAAIGGGVLLLAWKP; translated from the coding sequence ATGACCGCGTCCTGGCTGTTCTGGGCGCTGCTGGCGGCGGCCTTCGCCGCCCTCACCGCCATCTTCGGCAAGCTGGGGGTGGAGCACGTCAACGCCGACTTCGCCACCCTGCTGCGTACCCTGGTAGTGGTCGTGGTGCTCGCCGCCATCGTCGCGGCCACCGGCCAGGTACAACCGCTGGCCAGCATTGGCGGCCGTACCTACCTGTTTCTGTTGCTATCGGGCGTGGCCACCGGTCTGTCCTGGCTGTGCTACTACCGGGCGCTCAAGCTGGGCCCGGCCTCGCTGGTGGCACCGGTGGACAAGTTGAGCGTGGTGCTGGTGGCCATCTTCGGCGTGACGCTACTGGGTGAGCGCCTGGATCTGCGCCAATGGTGCGGTATCGCAGCTATTGGCGGGGGCGTTCTGCTGCTGGCCTGGAAGCCCTGA
- a CDS encoding CobW family GTP-binding protein — protein MRLADIKTHVIAGPLGAGKTTLIRQLFAQRPGAERWAILVNEFGQVGIDAALMTQDDEGLSIAEVPGGCLCCVQGVPLQVALTRLLRRAQPQRLFIEPSGLGHPVSLFRQLQAPPWTGVLALQPLVWVVDAQHLLEGQSLPEAQQQALEQAGLIVLNKSQGLDRSPLPSALQTRPLYWTEQGRITLEDLPQAIAAEGLAGALSEPPADTTPRELLLPNRPLRFCRTQEGHHALGWRWHPRHRFDGPALLAVLAELPGLVRLKACLQLLDGWQAYNGLAHPGDWEPTLWRRDNRLELILEQMPDIEALEKRIRETIRDI, from the coding sequence ATGCGCCTAGCCGATATCAAGACTCATGTGATCGCCGGTCCCCTGGGTGCCGGCAAGACGACGCTGATCCGCCAGTTGTTCGCCCAGCGGCCCGGCGCTGAACGGTGGGCGATTCTGGTCAATGAATTCGGCCAGGTCGGTATCGACGCTGCGCTCATGACCCAGGACGACGAGGGGCTTAGTATCGCCGAGGTTCCCGGGGGCTGCCTGTGCTGTGTCCAGGGCGTACCCCTGCAGGTGGCCTTGACGCGACTGCTTAGGCGGGCGCAGCCCCAACGGTTATTCATCGAGCCTTCCGGCCTGGGCCATCCCGTCAGTCTGTTCCGACAACTCCAGGCGCCGCCCTGGACCGGGGTGCTGGCCCTGCAACCCCTGGTCTGGGTAGTGGATGCCCAGCACTTGCTCGAAGGGCAGTCTCTGCCAGAGGCTCAGCAGCAGGCGCTGGAGCAGGCTGGGCTTATCGTGCTCAACAAGAGCCAGGGATTGGATCGCTCGCCGCTACCCTCAGCCTTGCAGACCAGGCCGCTGTATTGGACCGAGCAGGGGCGGATCACGCTGGAAGACCTACCGCAGGCAATTGCCGCCGAGGGCTTGGCAGGAGCGCTGAGCGAGCCGCCAGCGGATACCACGCCACGTGAGCTGTTGCTGCCCAATCGTCCGCTACGTTTCTGTCGTACCCAGGAGGGACATCATGCCCTTGGTTGGCGTTGGCATCCCCGTCACCGCTTCGACGGACCGGCGCTATTGGCGGTATTGGCAGAGCTGCCGGGTCTCGTTCGGCTCAAAGCCTGTCTGCAACTGCTGGATGGCTGGCAGGCCTATAACGGTCTGGCGCATCCCGGCGACTGGGAGCCGACCCTCTGGCGCCGCGATAACCGGCTGGAACTGATTCTGGAGCAGATGCCGGATATAGAGGCCTTGGAAAAGCGTATCCGCGAGACCATTCGCGACATTTGA